The genomic interval acttgcggttgtggagttaggtgtcataagagagtcttgcatgtaaactataacgttgacctaaaaatgacctttaacattaccatgtgacctccaactacagcatgacatgcaggtcACCTAACTACATCTACAatccaagtttgggtgaaaagtgacttgcggttaattgcagagttaggtgtcataagagagtcttgcatgtaaactttaacgttgacctgaaaattacctttgaccttaccatgtgacctccaactggagcataacatgcaggtcccccaagtccatctaccatccaagtttggaagaaaagtgacttacggttgcggagttatgtgtcataatatttgtgacagacggacgacatttggatccctaagtctcgccttcacctctggtgggcgagacaataaaGGGTTGTTGTAAATAACTTGATAAGCTTGGCTGGGCTTTTTCCAACATGAAAAATGCAAGTATATACCAGACTTCaaataatgttatttataagtaataaatgaaatacccaCAACTACTCTTCAGGTCAGacaaatcaataatttttaaaagctTGGTTATTTGGTCAGATGACGAAACTGAAATGATAAATGGTTGAAAGAACAATACATTCTATTTGTGGCCTGCactaaaatggaaaataaatatacaaaaaatttgaaagaaatctatAGCAAGTTAAAGAAGAAGTGCTTTCTGTTACAGATGCTTTGTGAGAATTGGATGGATAGTGAATCATAGACTGTATTGAACTTGCAATTTTACCCATCTGGTGAGTATTTCTATGTTCGAGTGCTTATATGTTCTTTTATTACGAAACAATCATAAAAACCATACACAAGTAGATATCACTGAACAAAGATTTGTTATGACACTTCATGGATAAAATATCATAgcgctgttttttttaatgacacaCAACAAGCAAAGCATTGTAAAGAATGATAAATAATGGTGAGTGGTGCATGACGAATGGGGAATAATGAACcatgaatgaataattactGAATACATAGTGATTTAGCAGTAAGTGCACCTATGATTCCATTTGTGTACCGGTATATAACATGTAATGGGCAACAAGACCTCTCATATTGAAAGAGATTTATGTTCagcagaaaaaaacaaaaacatagcTTCCACAAAAATGAGCCTTCCCTTGACATGGTGTAGGGGGTTAATTCGCTGAAATACACAGCTAGGCTTTGGACTGATTTATCTTTATAGTCATTATTATTTGACAAACAGGTGATTTTACATTAGATAACAGAAAGAAAGCCTTGATGTTCAAATGACAAATAAGGTGAAAATGAGGGTGAATCCCCATTAAAAGCAGGATAATGTTTGTATGGTGCATGAGGTCTTCTGGCTCCCGTAACACATAGCTTCACGATTAATCATAAAACAATTTATGTATGTCTAATTGCATTGACCACGATGTAcaattatcatgaaaatcaattctATGTATTAAGCTAATTAGGTCTCTACATCCTTGTTCAATATGCAGgtcaaatatttcatgtttttaaaaatcaagttgcaATTTGAACAATGAAATTTAGATTAAATAGCCAAAAtcgattaaaaacaaaaaccaGACATGAATAGAAATGTATATGTGCACAACTAATACTATCTAAAAAGCAAATAAACCAACAATGATAAATGTGCAGGCACCGTGCTGGAGTGTTAAAATGGTTATGGTGGAGGGTGAAATGGAAGTTTTTTGTCACTTATTAgtaaataaatggataaattGAAATCATGCATACATACTTTTATAGACTGTCGATTCATCCACAAAGAGGGACAGATTTCAGAAAGAAAATAGACAGCAGGAATACAATGTTAAACATAGGGAATAATAAGATTTCATACAGAATAGAAATTTCATGCAGAGATGTTAGGTCATTACCATTTGATCAATCATGCTTTTACAATCATGCaaatgatattaattttttacatcatacaattacatgtaccatgGCAAGGTCTTAGCAAAGATTGCACAAGATTCTGTAAAATGTAAACTATTACTGATAATTATGCCATCAAGAGCTTAAACAATTAAGATGAGATTCttcacaaaattttgaagaaaaaaaaactaataaatttgcaataaatCTTCCAATCAACATTGCACATTCATACTTCCATCCTCATAGAACATATATACAATAACTGTCTATATGCATGAACATGATTGTACATCTCCCTTTTTTATTGAGTTTCAGTTAGCATTTTAAAAAGCTATTTAAAGGTCATATTTACTTTATACCAGCTATTTCAAAAATAGTTTGGCTTAGCCTTAAACgaaaaaataatcaagaaaTTTTAACTCTGGAAATAGCATATAGAAAGTATTCAGAACATTAAAATTCAGATACGTGTATGTCATGCAGATTAATTTTGAAAGTACATCATGCATATTGATTGAAGTAACTACATGTTAATAACATTCTAGATATAAGAAGGGATTTACAGAATACAAACTGAAATTTCTACTTTTCAATCTGTGATCAATCACAAACAAGTTTGTCACCAGGGACCTTTTAATGGCGGACTCTTCATCAGCCAGCACCTTGCCACAGGGGTTTGGTGCATTCAAAAGAATCTGAAAAAACTTGGGGGTACTGCAAGAAATTcaattgcaatcaattgtaatatatGTCAATTAACAAGTTTATTAATTATCAAGGCAGAAATGCAATCAATACATTTTAATGAATTGCAAGACGTATGATTGATTTCGACCAAAACTtcacttgcaattgattgcaagtttcatGCGACGCATCCATAGGTGAAATGAATAGAGATGGTTATCtgagggtcaaaggtcataataGCTGCTCATACCTGAGGGTCCATCCCAAACATGTCAACCTTGATCTTGGTTGGTGGTGGGCCGAGCTTCTTCTTTTCTGCAACATCCTCAGTGTTGGGAGAGCTAAAATCAATGAATACAATGAACATTTGAGAAAATCTAAACACATTTTATGATTAACTGAAACAATAGAGATATCaaaaaaatgttcttaaaaCTACGTATTaccataataaagaaataagaacatttACGACCATAAAATGTCACCACTATCAAAGTGAAAGCATTGATATACGAAGACGAGAGCGTATTCTGTAGATTCCCCAATTTGTTTTCCATTATGTTTCAATGCTGATCCACTAAATGGGCTCATCAATGAATGCTTGTATCGTCCTTCCTTTCCACAATATTGCTGGTGCACTTTTATCAAATCTCGAAAGTGATTCATACTTACACCTTACAAGCACAGCTGCCAACCTGAGCAAGAGCATTTCAGTATTTTGGTGAGTAAATcagcatttttaaaaagaaaccaTAGGACAACACAAGAAACTGAAAGTTTAGAAATtggtattttgcatgaaaccattcagtattctcttcatttttctgCAATAATTACTTAAGATTATAGATTACCAATCATAGTCACGAACCCttttttatgaggccgccatcaataacaagcttaaccgctcacaatggcggtctcctgcgttcattaaattttgttaatgttccttttttttattattaaaatgtgaagtatatgcccacaccatgtttttttcaattatgtattatgattatattgtatacattatggattattttgtatattacaaacaatgtaaacattttttataatatattgtgaacgcagaaataaaaataaaacaaacaaaacaaacaaacaagatcagggctccgtcttacaaagagttgcgattgatccaatcaatcacaactatggaaagccagcaaagtcaacatataaaatgcatgtttgctcaaaaaattgtctagatatgaatgtatatccataaattcatcgATTTCAATGACGATTTGGTCTgttcttctttgtttacaaaggacattttgcaaatttcctgtagaaaaaagtATGACACtgatagagttacaattgaatGGATCAATCgtgactctttgtaagatggggcccagtaCTAGTTTGCAGCACTAAGTCTTACCCATCATCTGTTTTCTCTGGCACCTTCTCTTCCTCCACCTTGGTGTCTTCATTAGGAGAGGGTTTGGCAGGTGGTTCCACAGCAGGTTCAGGCTCAGGCTCAAGGGTAGGTAATGGAGGTGGTTCCATCTTTACTGGTGGGGTCACTTCTTCTATCTTGGGCTCAGGAGTCTTCTTCAGAGATGGTTTGAGAGGCACAGGTGCTGGTGGTTGCACTGGCGGACTCTGCAATAATAGATGGAAGgtgagaaatatatatatatatatatatatatatatacacatatacatgtatatatatatatacaatgctGTGCATAATACAGTCTACAATGGTTAGTGTAAACACTTGGGACTAAATAAATTTCTTCAACTTATGGGAAATTTGACtcagaaaataaattgatacaCCAGAATGCTGTAAAGACTAGGAGGGATTGATAGTTTGCCAATATAATCGAGGAGGGAAAAATAAACAACTTTTAATACATATTTGGTCCAATGTTTAACAAAAAGCACATTGAACATGGTGTTGAAATTACCAATAAGGAATATGAAAGTTGTTTTTCTCTTACCTTGGACACAATCTGAATgggctttttctccttcttcacAACTATCTTCTCTTTGGGTGGATCCTTGGGTGGCTCTTCTATCCTTACCTCTTTCTTGACCTTCGGCAAGGGTGGGACAGGAGGCTTGGGTTTATGGACACACTCTCTTGGGGGTTTTATAGATAGTTCAACTGGTGGAGGAGGGGTAGGGGATTTGGGAGGTGGGGAGGGGCGCTTTGGGGGTGGTGGTGTGGGGGACTTGGTTGGCGGTGGGGACGATGGCTTTTCttgtggcagcggtgggattggGGAAGAAGGAGGGCTTGGTATGGGTGATGGGGGGTTTTCGATTGCAGGTGGCTCTAGTTCAGAATTCCTTCTTGATCCTGAAGGAGTTGGTGTCTGGAATAAgggaataaaattcaaaattctatctatatcaaacaaaattttggATTTACTGctcaatacatgtacaaatatttcACAAGTTTAATGAACATGACGTAAAACGAATGGAAGAAATTTTTTCAAAGCTTCAATTCCATTCTATATCATCTAATATGCAATACAAAAACTATGGACATCCAATTTAGGTCAAAGTAACATGTGTAATTTTAAAGGGTTAACAAGAAAAATTCAGAGGATATTCTGTGTCAATAATTAGTTGACGTTCATACACAGTGGCTTTACAATACCAAGACTCAACTGataatttctaatttttcatttcatcataatcTGACAATATTTACACTGTATTTTCTCATTTAAAGTATTTCCTtctaaatttgaatttgttgaAACTCACTGGAGCTGGTATTTCCGGACTCCAGGCTTCCATCGCCTCTGATGGAGGCTCCAGCTTAGGTTCTTCTTCCACTTTGgctgggggagggggtggactGGGTGCTTCCTCAACTGGCTCTGCTATATctaaagaaatgtaaaaaaaataaatgtcaagGAAAATCAATTCATCAGAGAGCATATCAGACATGTAGGACAGATAAAATTCAGggggaaataaaattaaaaataaagtacTATTGGCAGAAGGCAAAGGTATGACACCAGCAGTACCTGTTATCATGGCTAAATACATTATATTatttctacatacatgtaggatccCAATTGCAAGCCTGAACCTTAACATTTCATTCCCCTACCatttaaaatatgaacatgCATTTCATGTATACAGcatcaaataattttgattCTGACTTCATcatttaacaagtggaatgcctctggctgtctcacctgcatcacgcgattcaatatagcagcagtgctgactttgaaaaatactattaaaataattattcacaaaaaacaccattcatataatgatataatactacattcattgacatttaaccttgatcatgtgacctaaaacttgtcagtgatacttgattacccctatatccacattttatacactatatctataaactttgaaagttatcatgacagcaatctaataattacctctaaaatggccaaagttcaatgaccttaaatgacctttgacattggtcgtgtgacctgaaactcgcatgagatgttaagtgatacttgatgactcttatgtccaagttttatgaactagaccaatacacttacaaagttatgatggtaattcaacaaatacccccaacatggccaaagtccattgatcttatatgacctttgaccttggtcatgtgacctgaaactcggacgggatgttcaaagatacttgattactctaatgGCTacgtttcatgaatcagatccataaaagttcaaagttatgatggtaattcaacagataccccattatggccaaagttcactgacctttgacattaatcatatgacctgaaattcgcacaggatgttcagtgatacttgattactcttatgtccaagttttatgaactagaccaataaactttcaaagttatgatgataattcaacaaatacccccaatttggccaaagttcattgaccctaaatgacctttgaccttaatcatgtgacctgaaacttgcacaggatgtttagtgatacttgattactattatgtccaagtttcatatacccccaatttggccaaagttcattgacccaaatgacctttgaccttggtcatgtgacgtgaaactcaagcaggatgttcagtaatacttgattaatcttatgtccaagtttcatgaactaggtccatatattttctaagttatgatgacatttcaaaaacttaaccttaggtcaagattttgatgttgattcccccagcatggtctaagttcattgaccctaaatgacctttgaccctaaatgacctttgaccttggtcatgtgacctgaaactcaggcagaatgttcggtaatacttgattaaccttatggccaagtttcatgaactaggtccatatactttttaagttatgctgtcatttaaaaaatataaccttaggttaagatttggtgttgacgccgccgccgttgtcggaaaagcggcgcctatagtctcactctgctatgcaggtgagagaAAAACGAAGACTACAATAAACGTACTTAGAGGTAGCACACTCACACTGCATATTCATTGTTGTAATCATCTTTGATATTACTTTAAAGTAACTACCAGTCAATTACtttaatcaaaatatgaatggTAAAGTACAAGTACATACAGTAATCAGAAATCATGCAGAAAAGACAAACAAATTGATGGtggaaatattcaaaataacatGAGACTGTGAACATAGTGGGAATCTATTGAAAAACGAAGACTACAATAAACGTACTTAGAGGTAGCACACTCACACTGCATATTCATTGTTGTAATCATCTTTGATATTACTTTAAAGTAACTACCAGTCAATTACtttaatcaaaatatgaatggTAAAGTACAAGTACATACAGTAATCAGAAATCATGCAGAAAAGACAAACAAATTGATGGtggaaatattcaaaataacatGAGACTGTGAACATAGTGGGAATCTATTGATTGTCTTGAGTTTATGACAAGAGCTTAGAGAATTTTGCATATTCATTGGTATTTGGGAATACCATAAAGGAGATGGGGTTCAGGAAAAAATGTAAGAGATGAGGATGTGAAGAGAGATATCATTGAGATATCTATCAAgaggagagaaaaaataataaaggtacAACTAGATAGAGAAACATTCATGTTTAGGTTTTATCTGTAAACTACAATTGATATATGTTATGATTGCAACGGACTGAAAGTTGATACAAGtgaatatacaaacaaaaaaggaatataaCTAACATCCAAGCATGTATGACAATAATGAGAaatataaaagagagagagagaaagagaagacaAATGGGGAAACCAACAGAgaggagtgaaaaaaaaaccttaccATCTTCTTCAATGTTGATGTCCTCCTCCAAGAAATCATCTTCTACTTCCTCCACCACctcttcttcctcatcatcTACTACTGGTTGAGGTGGTAACTCCTCCTGGAAGGCCCGTCTCCTTCTGGAAGGTGGAGGAGATGGGGTGCGGTCTCGTAGATGGAGGGGAATTTGGGAGACAAAGTTTGTGTAGTATGGTACCCTCCCTCTTCGAACCTATTGCATAAAGATTTGAAAGACAATGGTGTAATAGCACAAATAACGCTTCACCTATCACATCTATTTTCCttagaaaaaatacatatttcctTTATTCAGGTGTTATCTGGGAGGCGGGAGCACTGTAAAATTATTACCGGTATGTAGAAAAtagtctacatgtacagtaatatTCATCCTTGTATCACACATTCTCTTGGGATAAGAGGAAGTTttctacacagtgcttgaattGATTTTGTACTCTAAGAGTACACTTTATACTAAGTATATAACTAATATAATGAGAAACACTTtccagtcagactgcaggtcccaagaaagtggcttctttcatccaagtgatattcatgacttgagatgttttgcatatttaatgagcttgatgtggaccaaaacacctcttttcattcggtcattgctgctctaattgtgcatcgaatttcatgaatttggtaccattgtaaagaagaagaatcattctttcaggtcatgtgtttggatttattcaaagattttgtaatataggttaaaattttgatctaaaatatgctacaaaataaatattttcacctgacaaaagctgctattttcacactttatttttgtttgagcccaaatgatttttatatcatgataaagctgaatatgtatgctttgaaatgatataggtttcaaaataagaattggtttaatcgggtcaagatcacacttttcatttgccaagtacataaagcagcttgaaaacaagaatactgcactctgattggtcaaagagaccgcacactggcaaattccaacggttccagtgcctgggttcgtgggaaggtcacacttcccatgtggtaatctcctcaaataccccgcgcctgttgttctgtgaatcttatccagccaatcagaactctggatttcatgcaagtacaaaatttcagaaatctcgtcttgtaccttggtgggaaaagtgtgatcttgacccgattaaaaggtgctgcatatcaagagtggcattgtgagaaagtacagaagttcagctttatgttgatataaatatcattgaggctcaaaataaaaagttttgcacaatttgcaaaagaaaacagaggaagaaaattcagttttgaggcacattttcaggccagaaatttacttatttaacaaaatattgtatccaaaataaatgaccaatatgaaagagtaacttttactctatctgatggtgcaataatatttcatttaacttgaggttaaaacatgtaaattcttagagaaagaaaatctcacgaatcacgagattttgcaaggaggaggattcagccacgagatgatttggatgaatctggcctttttgctcattagcatagggacctgcggtctgactgtttCCCTGAACATTTCTTTGATTGACATTCCAACACTACTGTACAGTACATAAAATGATTAGTCAAGAGCCCTTATTCACTCGAATTAGCAAACTAGTTATAAGAAGTTTAAAATCACTGTGTGATGTTTAtacttgaaaataattatttgatttgatggCATGCTTACATTATTATGCCTGGGAAGACTTGACACCTCTCgtttctgtaaaaaaataaaacaattaatgaaaAACAACTGATGATAAATCCATTCAAtaactgattatttttttctttcttcttgtcTTCCCAATGATTCTATCTTCATCACATTCCTCGCTATGATTGATCtaatcttttctctttctcttctatGACATGCTAAGCAATAAACCATTTCATTGTACATGAAGTTTGGTACCCTGACTTCAGTGTTTTGAAAGCTAAGGCTAAACTGATGTACACATTACATACACTAATCAGTAAGCAACATGTGCACGAAAGTGTATTGTCACCATTCTCACAGAGTTTTCCAAGAGGTCAAAATctagatatttctttttttgtttaaatatttgaaCAAGCTTGTGATATTTCTTTAAACATAAAGTTGTAAAGCCTTCCATGGTCTCACTTGATTCTTCAGACATTATGCTATCATGATATCAGAATTTAATTCAttcccatcattttcattgcCATAAAACACTTCATGGGAAAACTTTAAATGCATTACTGGTGGTTCATGTAAATGACATCAATATGCATGTTTGATAACTACAAAACATTTCTAAAGAAAACACACTTATATAGACACACTAAATGAATGACTTCCATGTTTGCCCCTTGAAAAACTTAAGAAGGATCCACTGATGGACACTACTTACATGTTTAATACTCCGAAACATTTTGACAGCGTAAAAACCCTTTAGCCTTTCAAAGAACAACCACAGCCAAGTGAACTTTACCAAGCACAACTACGCTTTTAGTACATCCTGGCTCATTCTAATTACACAGCACCAGTTGGCACTCATAAGTCTTACATGTATACATCGATTGTTTCTTCCAGTACTTTAAAACAAAGAACTCTGTAGTACATGCCACACAATGCATGAAGATAGAGTAGGCCTACTTAAGAAATGGGTTTGTTACAATTACCTTAACCATGTCATTTGATTTTGCAGTTGTTTGCACATTGCATTAACCATGAATTTACAGTTTCTGTATGATGAACCATCATCTAACTGTGTAACTAAAACTGTAGTACAAGGTGAAAACAGGACTGTTTGTTGTTCTCTGGAAAGAAGATATTCTCTGGCTAAATTTTGGATCTTACTTTTTTAGGAGGATCTCCAAATCTTAAAGAACATATCAAATCCATTTGAGAGAAAATGTCAATTATCATActatatacttttattttttaaaatgtttaaaaagtaTTCAAACGTAGATAAAATTGTATAGTCATAAATAAGTTTTGTATTGGATTCgtattctctatttttttctaaCTGATTTATATGACGATGTATGAAAAAGAATCTATTTAATTTGACTTGAATTAAGTTGATTAGGACTGGAATAAAGAAGTACCATGAGATGATATTCATGTGAATGAAAGCCATTGTTTCTTGTTAATATTAgcaagatgtacatgtagcctacacGTAGATCTGTTAGTTTACTTGGCTAAAATGTCTTGAACAGTGCAGAAATTTGCACAGATTGTTAGAATTAacagattttttgtttatttccacattttcgaagttatttttaaatttggttCTCAAAATGTTAATTTAGTGTATTACCGGCAATATATCAATGCAACTCAAACCAATAACACTTTCTAAAATAATTTGGtggaattaaactttgttgacTTACAGTTGTAGGTGCTGTCTTGGGCCTTGTCCAGTTGTATCGCCTATCATGGTGAGACGGTAAGTGAGCTGCCAGCAGCCCTGTCGATGATGTCGGCCTGTTTGAACTACTTGACGTTGGTCGACATGTAACTGGACAGAAGGCGCATGAATGCTGGATTTCTTCTCCTGTCACTTTCTCATATTTTCTAATAATCTGCTGTTGCGTGTGGTGAAAACGTTCAACTTGTGTCACACTTTTATTTTGAGCTGCAGAAGGTCTATGATGCCGCAGCAACACTGCAGATGCACTCTTTGGCCGTCTCGCTAATGCTTGGATGGTCTCGGGTGAAAAGTTATAACAGCCCACTTTCTCGTTCTTGAAGTTCTCGGTAGAACGAGCGCTACGGGGTCGTGACGAAAGTCTGTGTTTGATTGTGGGGGTGCCACTGTGGACACGCCCATAAGTTGCACTCTTGACCCGCCGATGCTGGTGCTGGGCGGGTGTGGTGGGGCGTAGCTCCCGATGATTACTACCATTTTCCAGGTATCTATGGTGCGCAGAGTCTGTTGCTGAATGTGGCCGGCAAAATTCCTTTTCCTTGAAGTTGCGGTAGCCAGTGGCTAGCCAGGGAAGGGATGGATCGAGCATTGTGGGAATGGCCAGAGGTCAGTGCAAGGTCatcatttgataataaaaagtgAAACCTCCAGATATTGTTTGAGGAACCACAAGGCCTTCAAGTATCCATTATGAAATTTGAAGAATACACATCTGTAAA from Lytechinus pictus isolate F3 Inbred chromosome 2, Lp3.0, whole genome shotgun sequence carries:
- the LOC129254536 gene encoding uncharacterized protein LOC129254536 isoform X1: MLDPSLPWLATGYRNFKEKEFCRPHSATDSAHHRYLENGSNHRELRPTTPAQHQHRRVKSATYGRVHSGTPTIKHRLSSRPRSARSTENFKNEKVGCYNFSPETIQALARRPKSASAVLLRHHRPSAAQNKSVTQVERFHHTQQQIIRKYEKVTGEEIQHSCAFCPVTCRPTSSSSNRPTSSTGLLAAHLPSHHDRRYNWTRPKTAPTTKREVSSLPRHNNVRRGRVPYYTNFVSQIPLHLRDRTPSPPPSRRRRAFQEELPPQPVVDDEEEEVVEEVEDDFLEEDINIEEDDIAEPVEEAPSPPPPPAKVEEEPKLEPPSEAMEAWSPEIPAPTPTPSGSRRNSELEPPAIENPPSPIPSPPSSPIPPLPQEKPSSPPPTKSPTPPPPKRPSPPPKSPTPPPPVELSIKPPRECVHKPKPPVPPLPKVKKEVRIEEPPKDPPKEKIVVKKEKKPIQIVSKSPPVQPPAPVPLKPSLKKTPEPKIEEVTPPVKMEPPPLPTLEPEPEPAVEPPAKPSPNEDTKVEEEKVPEKTDDGSPNTEDVAEKKKLGPPPTKIKVDMFGMDPQSIKQLLDLQMRAKRKGGNLDDENEQPRPDLASLLEPTNRMLKQSDWLRGRIALSRRAARFELPMDVGDLAEMSPVDYLRRHCIISQRRRALYKKAFVKVDKDNDGKINRKELEKAVLDALVDTIQPDKVEVALGYLGVEGDTVFNTRFFSTFCALLERLYYREFTKDDVVEKTDTKEKEILEEADFSGLDWKLHGQYVNPPLKALLYML
- the LOC129254536 gene encoding uncharacterized protein LOC129254536 isoform X2, with amino-acid sequence MLDPSLPWLATGYRNFKEKEFCRPHSATDSAHHRYLENGSNHRELRPTTPAQHQHRRVKSATYGRVHSGTPTIKHRLSSRPRSARSTENFKNEKVGCYNFSPETIQALARRPKSASAVLLRHHRPSAAQNKSVTQVERFHHTQQQIIRKYEKVTGEEIQHSCAFCPVTCRPTSSSSNRPTSSTGLLAAHLPSHHDRRYNWTRPKTAPTTKREVSSLPRHNNVRRGRVPYYTNFVSQIPLHLRDRTPSPPPSRRRRAFQEELPPQPVVDDEEEEVVEEVEDDFLEEDINIEEDDIAEPVEEAPSPPPPPAKVEEEPKLEPPSEAMEAWSPEIPAPTPTPSGSRRNSELEPPAIENPPSPIPSPPSSPIPPLPQEKPSSPPPTKSPTPPPPKRPSPPPKSPTPPPPVELSIKPPRECVHKPKPPVPPLPKVKKEVRIEEPPKDPPKEKIVVKKEKKPIQIVSKSPPVQPPAPVPLKPSLKKTPEPKIEEVTPPVKMEPPPLPTLEPEPEPAVEPPAKPSPNEDTKVEEEKVPEKTDDGSPNTEDVAEKKKLGPPPTKIKVDMFGMDPQQLLDLQMRAKRKGGNLDDENEQPRPDLASLLEPTNRMLKQSDWLRGRIALSRRAARFELPMDVGDLAEMSPVDYLRRHCIISQRRRALYKKAFVKVDKDNDGKINRKELEKAVLDALVDTIQPDKVEVALGYLGVEGDTVFNTRFFSTFCALLERLYYREFTKDDVVEKTDTKEKEILEEADFSGLDWKLHGQYVNPPLKALLYML